The sequence below is a genomic window from Thioclava nitratireducens.
ATGATCTCGTCAGGCTGCACCGCCAGTGCAGGCCCGAGCGAGATCAGCGCCGAGAGAACCAGCGTCACGACAAGAAGGGTTTTCCTGAGCATCGTTCACTCCGCCGGAGAAGCGTGCGCCGAGGTCGCACGCGATTTGCGCGCCCCCGCCGCAACACGGTAACGACGGTCCGACAGGCTCAGAAGCCCGCCCAACGCCATGATGATCGCGCCCGCCCATATCCAGTCCGCGAAGGGCTTGATATAGGTGCGCACCGCGTAGCCGCCCTGATCCTGCGGATCGCCGATCACGAGGTAGATGTCGCGCAGCGGCGTGGTGTGTATCGCGGCCTCGGTCGTGGGCATCCGCTGCACCGGGTAGATGCGCTTCTCGGGATGCATCGTCGCGATCTTCTTGCCGTCCTTCTCGACCAGCATCGTCGCCATATGCGAGGTATAGTTCGGCCCCTTCTCCTTATGCACTTCGGTCAGCGTGATCTGGTAGCCGCCGACGGTGAAAGGCTCGTCAATCTTGGCGACACGGATATCCTCGAGCTGGCCGGCGGTCAGTAGGCCGATGCCGATGAAGGTGATGCCAAGGCCGGAATGGGCCGTGGCCTTGCCCCAGTCGGCGCGCGGCAGGCGTTTGAGGCGCCCGAAATTGCGGGCCGAACGCTGCCACAACTCGGTCATGGCGCCGAAGACCAGCCAACTGCCGAGGAACACCGCGACGAGGGCAAGAAGCGAATTGCCGCTCTCGACGGCCCAGGCAAGCCCGCCCAGGGCCAGCGCCAGCACGAAGGCCGGGACCAGGGGTTTCACCACGCGGCCGAGACGCGCGCGTTTCCAGGGCATCATCGCGCCGATCGGCAGGATCAGGGCGAGGATCACCATGAAGGGGGTGAAGGCCTGATCGAAGAACGGCGCGCCGACCGAAAGTTTGCGCCCGAAGAACATCTCCGCGACCAGCGGCCAGACCGTGCCAACGAAGACGACGAGGGCTGCGACGGCCAGCAGGATGTTGTTGATCACCAGCGCGGTTTCCCGAGACAGCATCGAGAACACGCCCTTTGCCTGCATCGAACTCGCACGGAACGCATAGAGCGTCAGCGCCCCGCCCACGAAGAGGGCGAGAATGCCGAGGATGAAGATGCCGCGTTGCGGGTCGGAGGCGAAGCTATGCACCGAGGTGATCACGCCCGAACGCACGATGAAGGTGCCGATCAGCGAGAAGCCGAAAGCCATGATCGCCAGAAGGATCGTCCACGATTTCAGCGCTTCGCGCTTCTCGACCACGATGGCCGAGTGCAGCAGCGCGGCGGCCAGAAGCCACGGCATGAACGAGGCGTTCTCCACCGGATCCCAGAACCAGAAGCCGCCCCAGCCAAGCTCGTAATAAGCCCACCAAGAGCCCAACGCGATGCCGATGGTCAGGAATATCCACGCCGCCAGCGTCCACGGCCGCACCCAGCGCGCCCAGGTCGCGTCCACCCGGCCTTCGATCAGCGCCGCCACCGCGAAGGAGAACGACATCGAGAGGCCGACATAGCCGAGATAGAGGAACGGCGGATGGAAGGCCAAACCCGGATCTTGCAGCAGCGGGTTCATCCCTTCGCCGTTGAAAGGCGGCTCCGCGAGACGCAGGAACGGGTTGGAGGTGAAGATGATGAAGCCGAGGAACGCGACGCCAATCCACGCCTGAACGCTCAGCACACGCGCCCGCAGCCGCGGTGGCAGAGCGCCACCGAACACGGCCGCCGCCGCCCCGAAGAGCGACAGGATCAACACCCAGAGGAGCATCGAGCCCTCGTGGTTCCCCCAAACGCCGGTGATCTTGTAGAGCATCGGCTTGTCGGTATGGGAATTCGCCCAGACCAGCTTCAGCGAGAAGTCCGACACGACAAACGCGTGGGTCAGCGCCGCAAAGCTCACCGCGATGAGCAAAAACTGCGCCGTCGCTGCGGGTTCGCCCACCGCCATCCAGCCGCGCCAGCCTTTCTGTGCGCCGACGATTGGCACGATGGCCTGCACGATGGCCACCGCAAAGGCGAGAATCAGGGCAAAATGCCCGAGTTCGTTGATCATGGGACTCCTCCTGTCGCGGGGCGAGAGCATAGAGATATACGGCCTTCGGGCCAAGGAGGATGCGCGCCGATGTCGCAACTTTCCCACGCGGGATCACGGGGCCGTGAATGGCGCACCCCATCCCCAAGGTCTAAGCAAGGCGCGTGAGAGCAAGAGGGAAGCTAAATATGCGTGCGATCGTGATCGGGCCGCTGCTGGCCTTGGGGCTGGTGACGGGATGCCAGTCGGAGCCGGGCGACCCTCTTGAGGCGATCGCACCGAACGCGATCTGGGAAGTGGTGTCGATTGACGGCAAACCGATCCCC
It includes:
- a CDS encoding heme lyase CcmF/NrfE family subunit, whose translation is MINELGHFALILAFAVAIVQAIVPIVGAQKGWRGWMAVGEPAATAQFLLIAVSFAALTHAFVVSDFSLKLVWANSHTDKPMLYKITGVWGNHEGSMLLWVLILSLFGAAAAVFGGALPPRLRARVLSVQAWIGVAFLGFIIFTSNPFLRLAEPPFNGEGMNPLLQDPGLAFHPPFLYLGYVGLSMSFSFAVAALIEGRVDATWARWVRPWTLAAWIFLTIGIALGSWWAYYELGWGGFWFWDPVENASFMPWLLAAALLHSAIVVEKREALKSWTILLAIMAFGFSLIGTFIVRSGVITSVHSFASDPQRGIFILGILALFVGGALTLYAFRASSMQAKGVFSMLSRETALVINNILLAVAALVVFVGTVWPLVAEMFFGRKLSVGAPFFDQAFTPFMVILALILPIGAMMPWKRARLGRVVKPLVPAFVLALALGGLAWAVESGNSLLALVAVFLGSWLVFGAMTELWQRSARNFGRLKRLPRADWGKATAHSGLGITFIGIGLLTAGQLEDIRVAKIDEPFTVGGYQITLTEVHKEKGPNYTSHMATMLVEKDGKKIATMHPEKRIYPVQRMPTTEAAIHTTPLRDIYLVIGDPQDQGGYAVRTYIKPFADWIWAGAIIMALGGLLSLSDRRYRVAAGARKSRATSAHASPAE